In the genome of Sorangium aterium, one region contains:
- a CDS encoding cytochrome C assembly family protein: MPEVISGISFALALLFYSAASALFFLDVARSRARLPSAGDLAGLFGAGGRVHEPGARPSAALAATASRHAPLLLGLGALGHATYVTLASFVARVCPVHSVHFMLSVASLLAIGVYLVARRRFRIDALGLLIGPLGLAFLLGTFFLGKPHPEPKFSPLFIAAHIMANLLGIALFLLAGASAALYLVQEKRLKQKRHVERMGNLPPLDTLDRAVHLFLSAGFPLLTLGIVTGTYWAHRLEMGNTEEVMRAIFGYATWLLIALVLLLRAAAGWRGRRAAYGTIAGLACAGAVLVIYLVRPAAGLGG; encoded by the coding sequence ATGCCCGAGGTCATCTCCGGGATCAGCTTCGCGCTCGCCCTGCTGTTCTACAGCGCTGCCAGCGCGCTCTTCTTCCTCGACGTCGCGCGCAGCCGCGCGCGGCTCCCCTCCGCGGGCGACCTCGCGGGCCTCTTCGGCGCCGGGGGCCGCGTCCACGAACCAGGCGCTCGGCCGAGCGCTGCCCTTGCCGCCACCGCCTCGCGGCACGCGCCCCTGCTGCTCGGCCTGGGCGCCCTCGGGCACGCGACCTACGTCACGCTCGCCAGCTTCGTCGCGCGGGTCTGCCCGGTCCACTCGGTTCATTTCATGCTCTCGGTCGCGTCCCTCCTCGCGATCGGCGTTTACCTGGTCGCCCGCCGCCGCTTCCGCATCGACGCGCTCGGGCTCCTCATCGGTCCGCTCGGGCTCGCCTTCCTGCTCGGCACGTTCTTCCTCGGAAAGCCGCACCCCGAGCCGAAGTTCAGCCCGCTGTTCATCGCGGCCCACATCATGGCCAACCTGCTCGGGATCGCCCTCTTCCTGCTCGCCGGCGCCTCTGCCGCGCTCTACCTCGTGCAGGAGAAGCGGCTCAAGCAGAAGCGGCACGTGGAGCGCATGGGCAACCTCCCGCCGCTCGACACGCTCGACCGCGCGGTCCACCTCTTCCTGAGCGCCGGCTTCCCCTTGCTGACGCTCGGCATCGTCACGGGGACGTACTGGGCGCACCGGCTCGAGATGGGCAACACCGAGGAGGTGATGCGCGCCATCTTCGGCTACGCCACGTGGCTCCTCATCGCGCTCGTGCTGCTCTTGCGCGCCGCCGCTGGCTGGCGCGGCCGTCGCGCGGCGTACGGCACCATCGCGGGGCTCGCCTGCGCCGGGGCGGTGCTCGTCATCTATCTCGTCCGTCCCGCCGCGGGGCTCGGAGGCTAG
- the hemA gene encoding glutamyl-tRNA reductase codes for MIFVGLSHKTAPIDVRERLAIGRDRLPEVLARLTAHPAIGEALVLSTCNRVEIYASPRQQALAPSRPGSAPPPSDDELSRDNEALRAAVATLVGLGGDAVRGHLAGRVGSDAVLHLFRVAASLDSMVVGEPQILGQMKEAIEAARGAKTLGVRLGRAAHRAIKVGKRVRTETAIGAGQVSVSSVAIDLARQIFADLAGHTALLIGAGDMAEAASKLLVRAGARLIVVNRSPDRAAALAREVGGEPRPWADLERSVIDADIVISSTSSPNYVVTPDLVRRARKARKGRSLFLIDIAVPRDIDPAVNKLDSVYLYDVDDLSQIVAQSVEGRAAEAARAEAIVADEAQAFEAWTLERALTPTIVGLRARTRSILAAEVERSLSGKLRHLGAAERQALAMMIDAATNKLLHVPTTRLRAMASDPRVAEHVDSLRELFDIDGAPAENALASALAEGELRGVVDGPPTPRSARGAAPPASGARGGTSPRHADPRPQAAEDNGVYARQPSGRPQPAEAGVMAVANPAAAVSAAGLKGA; via the coding sequence GTGATCTTCGTCGGGCTCTCCCACAAGACCGCGCCCATCGACGTCCGCGAGCGGCTCGCGATCGGGCGGGATCGGCTTCCCGAGGTGCTCGCGCGCCTCACGGCTCACCCCGCCATCGGCGAGGCGCTCGTCCTCTCCACCTGCAACCGCGTCGAGATCTACGCCTCTCCCCGCCAGCAAGCGCTCGCGCCGTCCCGCCCCGGGAGCGCTCCGCCGCCTTCGGACGACGAGCTCTCGCGCGACAACGAGGCGCTGCGCGCCGCCGTCGCGACCCTCGTCGGCCTCGGCGGAGACGCCGTCCGCGGCCACCTCGCGGGCCGCGTCGGGAGCGACGCTGTCCTCCACCTCTTCCGCGTCGCCGCGTCGCTCGACTCGATGGTCGTCGGCGAGCCGCAGATCCTCGGACAGATGAAGGAGGCCATCGAGGCCGCCCGCGGGGCGAAGACCCTCGGCGTCCGGCTCGGCCGCGCGGCTCACCGCGCCATCAAGGTCGGCAAGCGCGTGCGCACGGAGACGGCGATCGGCGCCGGGCAGGTCTCGGTCTCCAGCGTCGCCATCGATCTCGCCCGCCAGATCTTCGCCGATCTCGCCGGTCACACGGCGCTGCTCATCGGCGCCGGCGACATGGCCGAGGCCGCCTCGAAGCTCCTCGTCCGCGCCGGCGCCCGCCTCATCGTGGTCAACCGCAGCCCGGACCGCGCCGCCGCGCTCGCCCGCGAGGTCGGCGGCGAGCCTCGCCCCTGGGCCGACCTCGAGCGGTCCGTCATCGACGCCGACATCGTGATCTCGTCGACCTCGAGCCCCAATTACGTGGTCACGCCCGACCTCGTCCGCCGAGCCCGCAAGGCCAGGAAGGGCAGGAGCCTGTTTCTCATCGACATCGCCGTCCCGCGTGACATCGACCCCGCCGTCAACAAGCTCGACAGCGTGTACCTCTACGACGTCGACGACCTCTCGCAGATCGTGGCGCAGTCGGTCGAGGGGCGCGCCGCCGAGGCGGCGCGGGCCGAGGCGATCGTCGCGGACGAGGCGCAGGCCTTCGAGGCGTGGACGCTCGAGCGCGCCCTGACGCCCACGATCGTGGGCCTGCGGGCCCGCACGCGATCCATCCTCGCGGCCGAGGTCGAGCGCAGCCTCTCTGGCAAGCTCCGGCACCTCGGCGCGGCCGAGCGCCAGGCCCTCGCGATGATGATCGACGCCGCCACGAACAAGCTGCTCCACGTGCCCACCACCCGGCTCCGCGCGATGGCCAGCGATCCCCGCGTCGCCGAGCACGTCGACTCGCTCCGGGAGCTGTTCGACATCGACGGCGCGCCGGCCGAAAATGCCCTCGCCTCGGCGCTCGCCGAGGGGGAGCTGCGCGGCGTGGTGGATGGGCCTCCCACGCCTCGGTCCGCGCGCGGGGCAGCGCCTCCCGCCTCCGGCGCTCGGGGCGGCACCTCGCCCCGGCACGCCGATCCGCGCCCCCAGGCTGCAGAGGACAACGGCGTTTACGCGCGGCAGCCCAGCGGGCGCCCCCAGCCCGCCGAGGCGGGCGTCATGGCCGTCGCGAATCCAGCCGCGGCCGTGAGCGCAGCTGGGCTAAAGGGAGCGTGA
- the hemC gene encoding hydroxymethylbilane synthase, with translation MMPTELTLATRRSALALAQSRAFARSLEAAVPHLSLRELEVVTSGDRTQDRSLQDIGGKGLFIKELEEALLDRRADFAVHSIKDVPAEIAPALCLACIPAREDPRDALVTRSGALLAELPAGARVGTSSLRRAVALREARPDLVIEPVRGNVDTRLRKVFDGVFDAVVLALAGLKRLGLEGRATEVLSPEVSLPAIGQGALGIECRTADASVRDVLATLAHAETTTCVSAERAVMAAVEGSCRTPVAAYAVRDGDALWLRALLAEPDGSRLRRAERRLPWPGNTHEAERLGADLGAELKKG, from the coding sequence GTGATGCCCACGGAGCTCACCCTCGCGACGCGCCGCTCGGCGCTCGCCCTCGCCCAGTCCCGCGCCTTCGCTCGTTCCCTCGAAGCGGCGGTGCCCCATCTCTCCCTGCGCGAGCTCGAGGTGGTGACCTCGGGCGACAGGACGCAGGATCGCTCGCTCCAGGACATCGGCGGCAAGGGGCTGTTCATCAAGGAGCTCGAAGAGGCGCTCCTCGACCGGCGCGCCGACTTCGCGGTCCACTCGATCAAGGATGTCCCCGCCGAGATCGCCCCGGCGCTGTGCCTCGCCTGCATCCCCGCGCGGGAGGACCCGCGCGACGCGCTCGTCACCCGGAGCGGCGCCTTGCTCGCGGAGCTGCCGGCGGGCGCCCGGGTCGGGACCTCGAGCCTCCGCCGGGCGGTCGCGCTGCGCGAGGCGCGCCCGGATCTCGTGATCGAGCCGGTCCGTGGCAACGTCGACACCCGGCTCCGCAAGGTGTTCGACGGCGTGTTCGACGCGGTGGTGCTGGCGCTCGCCGGCCTGAAGCGGCTCGGCCTCGAAGGCCGCGCCACGGAGGTGCTGTCGCCCGAGGTGTCGTTGCCCGCGATCGGACAGGGCGCGCTCGGCATCGAGTGCCGCACGGCGGACGCCAGCGTGCGCGACGTCCTGGCGACGCTCGCGCACGCCGAGACAACGACCTGCGTCTCCGCCGAGCGAGCCGTGATGGCCGCGGTGGAGGGCAGTTGCCGGACGCCGGTGGCCGCCTATGCGGTGCGGGACGGCGACGCGCTGTGGCTGCGGGCGCTCCTTGCCGAGCCCGACGGCTCCCGATTGCGAAGGGCGGAAAGGCGCCTGCCTTGGCCCGGAAACACGCACGAAGCCGAGCGCCTCGGAGCGGACCTCGGGGCGGAGCTCAAGAAGGGTTGA
- a CDS encoding glycoside hydrolase family 57 protein: MPGHVALVLHAHLPYVRHPEHVRSLEERWFFEALWECYLPLLGVLDRLAADRVVAPLTLSVSPSLLAMLRDELLLRRFEDHLRRLTALAARVEARFAGSGFAEAAAFYRARLADAASSWQALGGDVPGALVRHAGAGRVELLTTAATHAYLPGLLATPASIRAQLRLGRRAFAAFTGAPEPRGLWLPECAYAPGLDADLAAAGVRFTVLDAHALTLAAPPASAGASVPVLSPAGLACFGRDRDSAREVWSRDAGYPGHPVYREFYRDVGLDLPERELEGEVGPDGARLMTGLKLHRVTGPGPDKAPYDPARASAQARAHAADFVARREASLASSRGVSAPPPILVAPYDAELFGHWWLEGPEFLEHALRLLAASDRAVPIALGAYLERHPPVEVVEPAPSTWGEGGFGAFWTGPSAASLWRHVHHAERAVLGALSRCRHAGGLPGRALDQAIRELLLLQSSDWAFMMSAGEMASYAEARVHTHATRARRLAFLAQQPTASPSDVAWLDALCALDPFLAELSGPPLRGAFDPWR; the protein is encoded by the coding sequence ATGCCGGGCCACGTCGCCCTCGTCCTCCACGCTCACCTGCCGTACGTGCGTCACCCGGAGCACGTCCGCTCTCTGGAGGAGCGCTGGTTCTTCGAGGCGCTCTGGGAGTGTTATCTCCCCCTGCTCGGGGTCCTCGATCGCCTCGCCGCCGATCGCGTCGTCGCCCCGCTGACCCTCTCCGTCTCGCCGTCGCTCCTCGCGATGCTGCGCGACGAGCTGCTCCTTCGCCGGTTCGAGGACCACCTCCGCCGGCTCACCGCGCTTGCGGCCCGGGTCGAGGCCCGCTTCGCCGGGAGCGGCTTCGCCGAGGCCGCCGCGTTCTACCGCGCGCGGCTCGCGGACGCGGCGAGCTCCTGGCAGGCGCTGGGCGGCGATGTCCCGGGCGCCCTGGTGCGCCACGCCGGGGCGGGCCGCGTCGAGCTCCTCACCACGGCCGCGACGCACGCGTACCTGCCCGGGCTGCTCGCCACGCCGGCGTCGATCCGGGCGCAGCTACGGCTCGGCCGCCGCGCCTTCGCGGCCTTCACCGGCGCGCCCGAGCCTCGCGGCCTCTGGCTGCCCGAGTGCGCTTACGCTCCCGGCCTCGACGCCGATCTCGCGGCGGCGGGCGTCCGCTTCACCGTGCTCGACGCCCACGCGCTCACGCTCGCCGCGCCGCCTGCGTCCGCCGGCGCCTCCGTCCCGGTGCTCTCGCCCGCCGGCCTCGCGTGCTTCGGGCGCGATCGCGACAGCGCGCGGGAGGTCTGGTCGCGCGACGCCGGCTATCCGGGCCACCCCGTCTACCGCGAGTTCTACCGCGACGTCGGGCTCGACCTGCCCGAGCGCGAGCTCGAAGGGGAGGTCGGTCCCGACGGCGCCCGGCTCATGACCGGCCTCAAGCTCCATCGCGTGACCGGGCCCGGCCCCGACAAGGCCCCGTACGACCCGGCCCGCGCCTCCGCGCAGGCGCGCGCGCACGCCGCGGACTTCGTGGCCCGCCGCGAGGCCTCGCTCGCGTCGAGCCGCGGCGTGAGCGCCCCGCCGCCCATCTTGGTGGCCCCGTACGACGCCGAGCTCTTCGGCCACTGGTGGCTCGAAGGGCCCGAGTTCCTCGAGCACGCCCTGCGCCTGCTCGCGGCCTCGGATCGAGCCGTCCCGATCGCGCTCGGCGCATACCTGGAGCGCCATCCGCCCGTCGAGGTCGTGGAGCCTGCTCCCTCGACGTGGGGCGAAGGCGGGTTCGGCGCATTCTGGACGGGCCCGAGCGCGGCCTCCCTGTGGCGCCACGTGCACCACGCCGAGCGCGCCGTGCTGGGCGCGCTCTCGCGTTGCCGCCACGCGGGCGGGCTGCCCGGCCGCGCGCTGGACCAGGCGATCCGCGAGCTCCTCCTCCTTCAATCGAGCGACTGGGCCTTCATGATGTCGGCCGGGGAGATGGCCTCCTATGCCGAGGCGCGCGTCCACACCCACGCGACCCGCGCCCGCCGGCTCGCGTTCCTCGCCCAGCAGCCCACGGCCTCGCCCTCCGACGTGGCCTGGCTCGATGCGCTTTGCGCGCTCGACCCTTTCCTCGCCGAGCTCTCGGGCCCTCCGCTCCGAGGCGCCTTCGACCCGTGGCGCTGA